From a single Flavobacteriales bacterium genomic region:
- a CDS encoding sigma-70 family RNA polymerase sigma factor: MDPQHEIAEIQAAQGDSRRFTPLYQRYFSDIFRFILRRATDHELTADLTQQTFLKAMLALPKYEARGTPFRAWLYRIALNELRMHWRKRKEVVVNISFLEAKGLSDVVGLPSEDERMQPLALALGRLNAEKARLIELRFMDGLSFAEMGDVLGIGEDAAKMRTHRVLTTLRTYLVQRA; this comes from the coding sequence ATGGATCCCCAACATGAGATCGCAGAAATACAGGCCGCGCAAGGGGATAGTCGACGATTTACGCCGTTATATCAGCGTTATTTCAGTGATATCTTCCGATTCATTCTCCGGCGAGCCACGGATCATGAACTCACTGCAGACCTTACCCAGCAGACTTTTCTCAAGGCGATGCTCGCATTACCGAAGTACGAAGCCCGCGGGACGCCATTTCGCGCATGGCTCTATCGGATAGCGCTAAATGAATTACGCATGCATTGGCGGAAGCGGAAGGAAGTGGTCGTCAACATCAGTTTTCTCGAGGCAAAAGGCCTCTCGGATGTGGTCGGTCTTCCTAGTGAGGATGAGCGGATGCAACCCTTGGCTTTAGCGCTGGGTAGACTGAATGCTGAGAAGGCGCGACTGATCGAACTACGCTTTATGGACGGACTGAGTTTTGCAGAAATGGGTGATGTGCTCGGTATTGGTGAGGATGCAGCTAAGATGCGCACTCATCGTGTATTGACCACATTACGAACGTACCTTGTTCAACGCGCATGA
- a CDS encoding delta-60 repeat domain-containing protein, with the protein MTNPTWFKGLFPAFVLFFCSAFTFAQPGSLDLSFDPGTGANSSVLATVIQPDGKVLVGGDFTMFNGQSVSRIVRLNTDGSIDNTFLQQGSGFNNTVYEIQLEPGGTMIVAGAFTAYDGTNRSRLARLNGDGSLDGSFIPGTINNSVSVIAIQPDGKILIGGNFNNVAGSPIGRLARLNTDGSLDAPFSTGAGFNNLVASIEIQPNGRILVGGAFTSFNGVTENRITRIMPDGSLDSGFNPGTGANDIVSAIVVQPDNKIVLAGNFTVINGPSINGVCRLMEDGTVDTGFNNGGSGFTSTIPVPMDLALQADGKILLGGSFDTFNGVARPYVARLETNGDLDLSFGSADQFGLWVLSIAIQLDGKAICSGFFSSYNGVNRNGVARLNGDCISSTWYADADSDGYGDPNTPTAACTQPPGTVANADDCDDTNPAIGVAPIWFADNDMDGYGDPNVTILGCTQPPNGVSNSNDCDDTDPGITELMWFQDEDGDGFAGIYNSIFSCTQPPGYYAVPDDCDDVNPLINPNTIWYVDADSDGFGDPLNTVMGCTTPPGATANNTDCDDTNPAITELSWYPDLDVDGFGDMFGFPVVNCAQPPGYSATDDDCDDLNPQLNPNTIWYADLDGDLHGDPLSPVMACMQPPNTSMDNLDCDDTDPLVYEVLWYMDFDGDGYGDQFNFIIQCDQLSGYVANDQDCNDFDPAANPETVWFSDLDGDGYGDANNTVTGCFQPPNSTTNNTDCDDTNPAITEIVWYEDLDVDGYGSQFGFTITSCTQPIGYVDTNDDCNDFDPSVNPATIWFADLDGDGYGDASNTVTGCLQPPNTSANNTDCDDTDPQITEIVWYEDIDGDGYGALFGLTMISCTQPIGFAATQDDCNDFDPLLNPATVWFADMDGDGYGDAAITITGCLQPPNSSANSIDCDDTDPFINATQWYADNDGDGYGSFPLPELGCPQPPNSSAESTDCMDNDPAIYLGAPCDDLDPSTSNDIIDGTCTCVGTPSSAILLSPIVWLQGADRGTTLMSGDLFAANHIPLQEPYSALGYPFVGGGGETVTLGDLDPNPGISEDMAVDWVVVELRDVAGTTVIESRAGILRRNGAVHKPNSLDPLEFTSPPGSYRVTIRHRNHLPAISALPIALNASTTLVDLTNGSVALYGIEPMKTVSGKTMLWAGDVSRDGHVVYTGPDGDRDLILLLIGGVVPTNTVLGYHSEDVNMDGVVKYTLLNNDRDIILENIGGIVPTNQRHQQMP; encoded by the coding sequence ATGACCAACCCTACCTGGTTTAAAGGTTTATTTCCAGCGTTCGTCCTATTCTTCTGCTCGGCCTTTACCTTCGCGCAACCAGGGAGTTTAGACCTATCCTTTGACCCAGGGACTGGTGCCAATAGTTCGGTTCTCGCTACTGTGATCCAACCCGACGGAAAGGTCTTGGTAGGTGGAGACTTTACCATGTTCAACGGGCAATCGGTTAGCCGAATTGTTCGATTGAATACAGATGGCAGCATAGATAACACGTTCCTTCAGCAAGGAAGTGGATTCAATAATACGGTTTATGAAATTCAATTGGAGCCAGGTGGAACCATGATCGTTGCCGGAGCTTTCACGGCATATGATGGCACGAATAGATCTAGGCTTGCGCGGCTTAACGGTGACGGAAGTCTGGATGGGTCCTTCATTCCAGGAACAATAAACAATTCCGTGTCCGTGATCGCCATTCAACCGGATGGTAAGATCCTGATCGGTGGAAACTTCAATAATGTCGCGGGAAGCCCGATCGGTCGTTTAGCTCGACTGAATACAGATGGATCGCTGGACGCTCCATTCAGTACCGGAGCAGGGTTCAATAATTTGGTAGCCTCCATAGAGATCCAACCCAATGGAAGGATCCTTGTTGGTGGCGCATTCACCTCGTTCAATGGCGTCACGGAGAATAGGATCACTAGGATAATGCCCGATGGTTCATTGGATAGCGGATTTAACCCTGGTACTGGAGCGAATGACATCGTGAGCGCGATAGTGGTCCAACCCGACAATAAGATCGTCCTAGCCGGAAATTTCACGGTTATCAATGGTCCATCGATCAATGGTGTTTGCCGATTGATGGAGGACGGTACAGTGGATACTGGATTCAACAATGGTGGCAGTGGATTCACCTCGACAATACCAGTTCCCATGGACCTCGCACTTCAAGCAGATGGAAAGATCCTGCTCGGCGGAAGTTTCGATACGTTCAATGGCGTTGCTAGACCATACGTGGCCCGCTTGGAGACGAATGGCGATCTGGATCTTTCTTTCGGAAGTGCAGATCAGTTCGGCTTATGGGTCTTGTCGATCGCGATCCAACTGGATGGAAAAGCCATTTGCTCAGGTTTCTTTAGCTCCTACAACGGGGTGAACCGAAATGGCGTCGCTCGCCTGAACGGCGACTGTATATCATCCACTTGGTACGCCGATGCGGATAGTGACGGTTACGGAGACCCCAATACACCAACTGCTGCATGCACGCAGCCGCCAGGCACCGTTGCAAATGCAGATGATTGTGATGACACCAACCCGGCGATCGGTGTGGCTCCGATCTGGTTCGCGGATAATGATATGGACGGTTATGGCGACCCCAATGTGACCATACTTGGTTGCACTCAGCCGCCCAACGGGGTTTCCAACAGCAATGATTGTGATGACACGGATCCAGGGATCACGGAACTCATGTGGTTCCAGGATGAGGACGGTGATGGATTCGCTGGGATATACAATTCCATTTTCAGCTGTACGCAACCACCCGGATATTATGCAGTCCCTGATGATTGCGACGATGTGAACCCGTTGATCAACCCGAATACGATCTGGTACGTGGATGCTGATAGCGACGGTTTTGGCGACCCCTTGAATACCGTGATGGGTTGTACCACCCCACCCGGTGCCACTGCGAATAACACCGATTGCGATGATACGAACCCAGCGATCACAGAGCTTTCCTGGTACCCCGATCTGGACGTGGACGGTTTTGGGGATATGTTCGGGTTTCCGGTCGTTAACTGCGCTCAACCGCCCGGTTATTCCGCGACCGATGATGATTGTGATGATCTCAACCCGCAGTTGAATCCGAATACCATCTGGTACGCTGACCTTGATGGTGATCTCCACGGCGATCCGCTAAGCCCGGTCATGGCGTGCATGCAACCGCCCAATACTTCCATGGACAATTTAGATTGTGATGATACCGACCCTTTGGTATATGAGGTCTTGTGGTATATGGACTTTGACGGCGATGGGTATGGAGATCAATTCAATTTCATCATACAATGCGACCAGTTGTCCGGATATGTTGCGAATGATCAGGATTGTAACGACTTTGATCCTGCTGCAAATCCGGAGACCGTTTGGTTCTCAGACCTGGATGGCGATGGCTACGGTGACGCGAATAACACCGTTACCGGATGCTTTCAACCTCCTAATTCAACAACCAATAACACGGATTGCGACGATACGAACCCAGCAATAACTGAGATCGTATGGTATGAGGATCTCGACGTTGATGGTTACGGAAGCCAATTCGGGTTCACGATAACAAGTTGCACTCAACCTATTGGCTACGTTGATACGAATGACGACTGTAATGACTTCGACCCGAGTGTGAATCCTGCTACGATCTGGTTCGCGGATCTTGATGGGGACGGATACGGTGATGCTTCGAATACAGTGACCGGATGTTTACAACCACCCAATACTTCAGCAAATAATACAGACTGTGATGATACCGACCCACAGATCACGGAGATCGTGTGGTACGAGGACATTGATGGAGACGGATACGGCGCACTTTTCGGGTTAACAATGATCAGCTGCACACAACCAATTGGTTTCGCGGCGACGCAGGATGACTGCAATGATTTCGACCCGCTCCTCAATCCTGCAACGGTATGGTTCGCCGACATGGATGGCGATGGATATGGTGATGCTGCCATTACGATCACAGGCTGTTTGCAACCACCGAACTCCTCAGCGAACAGTATTGATTGTGACGATACCGATCCATTCATAAACGCAACGCAATGGTATGCGGATAACGACGGTGATGGCTACGGCAGCTTCCCGCTTCCTGAATTGGGTTGCCCACAACCGCCCAACTCCAGTGCCGAAAGCACTGACTGCATGGACAATGATCCGGCCATTTACCTAGGTGCGCCATGCGATGATCTTGACCCATCGACCAGTAACGATATCATTGATGGTACATGTACGTGTGTCGGAACGCCAAGTTCTGCCATACTGTTAAGTCCGATCGTGTGGTTACAAGGAGCCGACAGGGGAACGACCCTTATGAGCGGAGATCTGTTCGCCGCAAATCATATCCCGTTACAGGAACCTTATTCTGCTTTGGGTTATCCGTTCGTTGGCGGAGGTGGTGAAACGGTCACCCTTGGCGATTTGGATCCGAACCCGGGAATTTCTGAGGATATGGCCGTGGATTGGGTGGTAGTGGAATTACGCGACGTTGCTGGAACTACGGTGATCGAATCGAGAGCAGGGATCTTGCGACGGAATGGAGCCGTGCACAAACCCAACTCTTTGGACCCATTGGAATTCACATCGCCACCGGGATCATATCGCGTTACGATCAGGCATCGCAATCACTTACCCGCGATCTCTGCTTTGCCGATCGCGCTAAATGCGTCAACGACACTTGTGGATTTGACCAATGGTTCGGTTGCTCTTTATGGTATTGAACCCATGAAAACAGTTAGTGGAAAAACGATGCTTTGGGCTGGTGACGTGAGCCGTGATGGGCATGTGGTCTATACCGGACCAGACGGCGACAGGGATCTGATCCTCTTACTGATCGGTGGCGTTGTACCTACCAATACGGTACTTGGCTACCATAGTGAGGATGTGAATATGGATGGTGTAGTGAAGTATACACTGCTTAACAACGACCGGGATATCATTCTCGAGAATATTGGAGGTATTGTACCAACCAATCAGCGACATCAGCAGATGCCTTAG
- a CDS encoding T9SS type A sorting domain-containing protein yields the protein MNRTLLFQVTLLASLSLNGQSLTVDQSFGTDGTVFQSEPAWTSSARPIELITLANGKLLGFLVAGQYEVLVERFLTNGDPDSTFAAGGVFTSQISSDQTFPVAMIVRPNGKIVVVAQKNTPNALREAVLIQLLENGSLDPSFGDNGMIRHGLTGTFWLNDAKLQEDGKLIVVGGANSMMALRYTREGQVDNSFGENGIGLFSDGGNCRATSLDIAANGDIFLGGYRSSGLNALAWILMKLTPNGQKDTTFAENGALTLDQIPDTNYWTYRQEAVSDIHIEADGSVIVAGRLAFVANREQFAVRRISATGSIIDTFGDNGLLLVGAPVQRSVSKRLIFDPTGQYILCGVDFQNNSGYRLLILRFDMNGNVIDPSPDNSVFSYQPPAHPSPDCAGTLDHLGRLIVMTGYYSKPNGRSSLTAFQMNIVTSVMDETDLERANFNIWPNPTTGHITFEAQKNLARFTSIEVLDATGRLAGSTEYGTSMNAGLRNGNLELASDLKNGNYFIRFTSPDRVITKQIILSR from the coding sequence ATGAACCGCACGCTCCTCTTTCAGGTCACACTTTTGGCCTCACTTTCGCTTAATGGGCAAAGCCTGACCGTTGATCAATCGTTCGGGACTGATGGTACCGTTTTCCAATCGGAACCAGCATGGACATCAAGTGCAAGGCCGATCGAATTGATCACACTGGCAAACGGCAAACTCCTAGGATTTCTTGTTGCGGGCCAATATGAGGTCCTGGTGGAACGATTTCTGACCAACGGAGACCCGGATAGCACGTTTGCTGCGGGAGGTGTATTCACAAGCCAGATCAGCTCGGACCAAACTTTTCCGGTGGCCATGATCGTTAGACCAAATGGAAAGATCGTTGTGGTGGCACAAAAAAATACACCCAATGCTCTGCGCGAAGCAGTACTTATCCAATTGTTGGAGAATGGATCGCTGGACCCTTCGTTCGGTGATAATGGAATGATCAGGCATGGCCTGACCGGCACATTTTGGCTCAATGATGCAAAACTACAGGAGGATGGAAAGCTGATCGTGGTGGGTGGAGCCAACTCAATGATGGCACTCCGGTATACACGGGAAGGCCAGGTGGATAATTCATTCGGCGAAAATGGCATTGGGCTATTTTCCGATGGAGGTAATTGTCGCGCAACTTCGCTCGATATCGCAGCGAACGGTGACATTTTCCTCGGAGGATATAGATCAAGTGGACTTAATGCACTGGCATGGATACTCATGAAGTTAACCCCGAACGGTCAGAAGGATACGACATTTGCTGAGAATGGTGCTTTGACGCTCGACCAGATACCCGACACGAATTATTGGACCTATCGACAGGAGGCCGTGTCTGATATACACATAGAAGCAGATGGTTCCGTTATTGTGGCCGGTAGACTTGCATTTGTTGCGAACAGAGAACAATTTGCAGTGCGCAGAATATCTGCGACCGGTTCGATCATTGATACGTTCGGCGACAATGGACTGCTCCTTGTTGGAGCTCCGGTACAGCGCAGTGTTTCGAAACGCTTGATATTCGACCCTACCGGTCAGTACATTCTATGTGGCGTGGATTTCCAAAATAATTCCGGATATAGATTATTGATCTTACGGTTCGACATGAATGGCAATGTGATCGATCCCAGTCCGGATAATAGCGTATTTTCGTATCAACCACCGGCACACCCATCTCCAGATTGCGCAGGCACATTGGATCACCTTGGCAGATTGATCGTAATGACAGGCTATTACAGCAAACCGAACGGCAGATCATCCCTCACAGCTTTCCAAATGAACATAGTAACGAGCGTAATGGACGAAACCGATCTTGAACGCGCCAATTTCAATATCTGGCCGAATCCTACTACGGGACACATTACGTTTGAAGCGCAAAAAAACTTAGCACGGTTCACTTCCATAGAAGTCCTTGATGCTACGGGACGATTGGCAGGATCAACTGAGTACGGTACATCCATGAATGCTGGTTTGCGAAATGGGAATTTGGAATTGGCATCAGACCTTAAGAACGGTAACTATTTCATACGATTTACCTCCCCTGACCGCGTGATCACCAAGCAGATAATTCTTTCACGATAA